A genomic segment from uncultured Marinifilum sp. encodes:
- a CDS encoding transposase, whose translation MSRNYKFRDQESLYFISFSTVYWIDVFVRPQYKDILVDSINYCIQEKGLVVYGWVIMTSHVHMIIGTEGEKMQDIVRDFKKYTSKTIVQAIKDNPQESRREWMLWMFERAGKRNGNNTNFQFWQQNNKPIELSDSKMLDQKLNYLHNNPVEEGFVVEAHEYKYSSAIDYADGKGLIDVVLV comes from the coding sequence ATGAGTCGCAATTATAAATTTCGAGATCAAGAAAGTTTATATTTTATCAGTTTTAGTACAGTATATTGGATTGATGTATTTGTTCGTCCACAATACAAAGATATTCTTGTAGATAGTATAAATTACTGCATACAAGAAAAAGGCTTGGTTGTGTATGGGTGGGTAATAATGACAAGTCATGTGCATATGATAATTGGCACTGAAGGTGAAAAAATGCAGGATATTGTTCGTGACTTTAAAAAATATACGTCAAAAACAATAGTGCAAGCAATAAAAGATAACCCGCAAGAAAGTAGAAGGGAATGGATGCTATGGATGTTTGAGCGAGCTGGCAAAAGAAATGGGAACAATACAAATTTTCAATTTTGGCAACAAAATAATAAGCCAATTGAATTGTCGGACAGTAAAATGCTGGATCAAAAATTGAATTATTTACACAACAATCCAGTTGAAGAGGGTTTTGTTGTAGAAGCACACGAATACAAATATAGCAGTGCCATTGATTATGCTGATGGTAAAGGCTTAATTGATGTCGTTTTAGTATAA
- a CDS encoding helix-turn-helix transcriptional regulator has product MEDFGANLKKFRTEKGFSQEAFAAKIGVHVTNLSKYERNKSVPSLEIAEKMATALDMSLDEMVYGQQNEKARIRIADNELLNLFNKTQQLPDDQKKTVVDLLSAFLLKASLKQQLR; this is encoded by the coding sequence ATGGAAGATTTTGGAGCCAACTTAAAGAAGTTTCGAACTGAAAAAGGATTTTCACAGGAAGCATTTGCTGCCAAAATTGGCGTACATGTTACCAACCTCTCCAAGTATGAACGAAACAAGTCTGTACCTTCGTTGGAAATTGCCGAGAAAATGGCCACTGCTCTGGATATGTCTTTGGATGAGATGGTATATGGCCAACAAAACGAAAAAGCCCGCATCCGCATTGCTGATAACGAGCTTCTTAATCTTTTTAATAAAACACAACAACTACCCGACGACCAAAAGAAAACAGTTGTAGATTTATTATCTGCTTTTCTTCTTAAAGCCAGCCTTAAACAGCAACTTCGATAG
- a CDS encoding RHS repeat-associated core domain-containing protein — protein MSITKQMGCPKLTYRHEEKPTFLKVWKNPKTTSEKVGLLDYGARMYDASLARFTTVDPMADEPHNLSMSPYNYCVNNPILYLDPDGMDWYSYTQDGVTYTHWQKGSASVVMVGDKMYANQGATYTQDLGDGASMTYTQNEVTSMKFSNLSNNDWVTQAYTDKNGKTKFGNCKTACDKMMGKAGTTSTRSGEFLVADANDNGVVTSSSGNSTKGINYLNETLVGGKPVLVGVDYKLEQVNNLKPSGDGMTDHFIVIGGMEVKLNKGKVTSTTYQFFDPRTQHKKYGTSTDNVLKVNNNLLKGSYLKGNKNYTVTSIRKTQ, from the coding sequence GTGAGCATTACAAAACAAATGGGCTGCCCAAAACTAACATATCGCCACGAAGAAAAACCAACTTTTTTGAAAGTCTGGAAGAATCCAAAAACTACTTCTGAAAAAGTAGGCTTGTTGGATTATGGCGCGAGAATGTATGATGCTAGTTTGGCTCGATTTACCACTGTCGATCCTATGGCGGATGAACCTCATAATCTTTCAATGAGTCCTTATAACTACTGTGTTAATAACCCTATTTTATATCTTGATCCTGATGGAATGGATTGGTATTCGTATACCCAAGATGGGGTTACTTATACTCATTGGCAAAAAGGAAGTGCTAGTGTTGTGATGGTTGGTGATAAAATGTATGCAAATCAAGGTGCAACATATACTCAAGATTTGGGAGATGGAGCTTCGATGACATATACACAGAATGAAGTTACTTCTATGAAGTTCTCAAATCTGTCCAATAATGATTGGGTAACACAAGCCTATACAGATAAGAATGGAAAAACTAAGTTTGGCAATTGTAAAACTGCTTGTGATAAAATGATGGGTAAAGCAGGAACAACTTCTACTAGAAGTGGAGAGTTTTTGGTTGCAGATGCAAATGACAATGGCGTTGTTACTTCATCAAGTGGAAATTCAACTAAAGGTATTAATTATTTAAACGAAACATTAGTAGGAGGAAAACCTGTTTTAGTTGGAGTGGATTATAAATTAGAGCAGGTCAATAACTTAAAGCCTAGTGGAGATGGAATGACTGATCATTTTATTGTAATTGGAGGCATGGAAGTAAAGCTGAATAAAGGAAAAGTAACTAGTACTACTTATCAGTTTTTTGATCCTAGAACTCAGCATAAAAAGTATGGTACCTCAACAGATAATGTTTTAAAAGTCAACAACAATTTATTAAAAGGTAGCTATTTAAAAGGGAATAAAAATTACACAGTAACTTCAATTCGTAAAACTCAATAA
- a CDS encoding site-specific integrase has translation MKPKSEYHRLKEKYKAELKSFEKFLGKQDYNKNTERQYLNYTAYFLEWMKENSQTASQIDYSELLQYINHCKTKNNSTRLINRKLASIRKYYEYLELDEKATKNPASGLYLKGAKSSVPNNLLDKEELQQVYENYQVYDLRTARNKTIISLIIHQALSSGEIQRIEPSDIKLKSGKIEIAGTKSSNGRTLKLEASQIIELHEYLNETRQEILKALKKSPNWSGRKVKKPNFTELEKQVFISLNGSISIKNSLLHLTANLKKINPKIRDLRQLRQSVITEWLKTEDVRKVQYKAGHKHVSTTERYQTNNLEDLQEALNQHHPLK, from the coding sequence ATGAAACCTAAAAGCGAATACCACCGATTAAAAGAGAAATACAAGGCAGAATTAAAGAGCTTTGAAAAGTTCTTGGGCAAACAAGATTATAACAAAAACACAGAACGTCAATACCTGAATTATACCGCTTATTTTTTAGAGTGGATGAAAGAAAATAGCCAGACTGCAAGCCAAATAGACTACTCCGAATTATTACAATACATCAATCATTGCAAGACCAAAAATAATAGTACAAGGCTCATAAACCGAAAACTGGCATCCATTAGAAAATACTATGAATACTTAGAACTGGACGAAAAGGCAACAAAGAACCCGGCATCAGGATTATATCTGAAAGGTGCAAAATCAAGTGTCCCCAATAACCTACTGGACAAAGAAGAGCTGCAACAAGTTTATGAAAACTACCAGGTATATGATTTACGAACTGCCAGGAATAAAACAATCATCAGCTTAATAATCCATCAGGCATTAAGTTCCGGAGAAATACAAAGAATAGAGCCATCAGATATAAAACTAAAAAGCGGTAAAATAGAAATCGCTGGAACGAAAAGCAGTAACGGCAGAACCTTAAAACTGGAAGCAAGCCAAATAATCGAATTACACGAATACTTAAATGAAACCAGGCAGGAAATACTGAAGGCATTAAAAAAATCCCCGAACTGGTCAGGAAGAAAAGTAAAGAAACCAAACTTTACAGAACTTGAAAAGCAAGTCTTTATCAGTTTAAACGGCTCAATCTCCATTAAGAACAGCCTTTTACATTTAACTGCCAACTTAAAGAAAATTAATCCTAAAATCAGGGATTTACGACAGCTTAGGCAAAGTGTAATTACAGAATGGTTAAAAACCGAAGATGTACGAAAAGTACAATACAAAGCAGGTCACAAGCATGTAAGCACAACCGAACGATACCAAACCAATAACCTTGAAGATTTACAGGAAGCTTTAAACCAGCACCATCCTTTAAAATAA
- a CDS encoding tyrosine-type recombinase/integrase, with product MQELQLKIPEYKNIETRFKEWLCLLNFEPSTVKYAPKKIHEFFHWLEQQQIKGIENVNKPIISNYFEYLKTRQNKKKGGKLSKNYLRTHLTALRKLARYLRENQERSFEVDIKLTGAAQNKVIIFTKDEIKDLYSACDTDILGMRDKAILAVYYGCGLRRNEGVNLDINDVLFDRNLLYIRKGKNYKERYVPMSAGVKEDLKNYIDFVRPVLIKDNTKALFLTQYGNRLGSNSMADRLQNLKEKAEIDKEAGLHALRHSIATHLLQSGMELEKIKRFLGHSSLESTQIYTHVAYET from the coding sequence ATGCAAGAGCTTCAACTTAAAATACCGGAATATAAAAACATCGAAACCAGGTTCAAAGAGTGGTTATGCTTGTTGAACTTCGAGCCAAGTACAGTAAAATATGCACCAAAGAAAATACATGAGTTCTTCCATTGGTTGGAACAGCAGCAAATAAAAGGAATAGAGAACGTAAACAAACCCATTATATCGAACTACTTTGAATACCTGAAAACACGCCAGAACAAGAAGAAAGGCGGCAAACTAAGCAAGAATTATTTAAGGACACATTTAACCGCACTCAGAAAGCTTGCAAGATACTTGAGAGAAAACCAGGAAAGGAGTTTTGAAGTAGATATAAAACTCACAGGAGCAGCACAAAACAAAGTAATCATATTTACCAAAGATGAAATCAAAGACCTTTACTCCGCTTGTGATACCGATATTTTAGGAATGAGAGACAAAGCCATTTTAGCTGTTTATTATGGTTGTGGCTTAAGAAGAAACGAAGGTGTAAACCTTGATATCAATGATGTGCTTTTTGACAGGAATTTACTTTACATTAGAAAAGGGAAAAACTATAAAGAACGCTATGTTCCCATGTCTGCAGGAGTAAAAGAAGACTTGAAAAATTACATTGACTTTGTGCGACCAGTTTTAATTAAAGACAATACAAAAGCTTTGTTCTTAACTCAATACGGAAACCGATTAGGCAGTAACAGTATGGCTGACAGGTTACAGAACCTGAAAGAGAAAGCAGAGATAGACAAAGAAGCCGGCTTGCATGCCTTGCGGCACTCCATCGCCACGCATTTACTACAATCAGGAATGGAACTTGAAAAGATAAAGCGGTTTTTAGGGCACAGTAGTTTAGAAAGTACACAAATTTATACCCATGTTGCTTATGAAACCTAA
- a CDS encoding CHC2 zinc finger domain-containing protein, which produces MEIREIKSSLNILTVLQHYNLSANKNGMLKCPFHEDKDPSLKVYTDTNTFNCFGCGKAGDQIEFIQLKENCCKRDAIMKAKTLVNPNEPVEPIKKKSQDKNLLPRIAVLGKVAQDSKASFKRTVKAKDYIRTRKLNPDVLEVGYIGSEFGKKWNEQLKQSALSLGIFKEYKQNIVPKFKNCVLFFTKNEKGQIIDLYGRSINPNGAGKHFYLNGKHQGIYPNYPETKATKIILVESLIDAATLKQQTEIDENYTILSLFGTNGFTLEIETAIKELKELEEVIIFFDGDKAGNEAAIKTAGKLKTINPKLTLSKVETPEEEDINSLLQGHEPEILNHLINERKPISNKTKEQRTDTQAAPEPSQLNTENPDKITYQENQLHFIIWGGIEKENIHRLKINLLVQVKSKDYRYYQDDVNLYSNGQLQRYIKGAAEELETSGTLLKNTIRKLKNQIESYRLTLIEEQRKALAPKPYQMNTAEQKEALRFLKAKNLVKNTMSAISKSGLIGEQQNGLLLFFLYLSRLFEDPLHAIIFGKSGSGKTYLQTKISECLPEESVRTITSLTENTLYYSAKNFWKHKLLLIEDLEGVYNAFLPLREFMSKQSISKLTTDKDAKGNNVQKVLMVEGPICVSGATTKANIYEDNANRSFLLHVDETPNHAKQVMDYQRQLQAGLVNESQQNKYKQLLQNTQRLLKQVRVINPYAPMLDIPECVFKKLRTNMHYLRLIEIITFYHQHQREVKTDKSGKAFITTTPEDIAWANYLIKDSLLRKSDELGGQVRHFFESLKSFADKKEEPKTIYAKEVREAFRMNPMTINRYLRELESRGYIQRNGGNRKTGFEYEIKAWDEYEKLKSGIDILDEILEKVKMKYNSQNKPKAQV; this is translated from the coding sequence ATGGAAATCCGGGAAATAAAATCGAGCCTGAATATTTTAACAGTGCTACAACATTATAATTTAAGTGCCAATAAAAACGGCATGTTAAAATGCCCATTCCATGAAGATAAAGACCCGAGTTTAAAGGTTTACACCGATACAAATACTTTCAATTGCTTTGGCTGTGGCAAAGCCGGAGACCAAATAGAATTTATCCAGTTAAAAGAAAACTGCTGTAAACGAGATGCAATTATGAAAGCCAAAACCCTTGTAAATCCTAATGAACCAGTAGAACCAATAAAAAAGAAGAGCCAGGATAAAAACCTACTTCCAAGAATAGCCGTGTTAGGTAAAGTTGCTCAGGACAGCAAAGCAAGCTTTAAAAGAACAGTAAAAGCAAAAGACTATATCAGAACAAGAAAGCTGAATCCCGATGTTTTAGAAGTTGGTTATATCGGTTCAGAGTTCGGTAAGAAATGGAATGAACAACTAAAACAAAGTGCTTTAAGTCTGGGAATCTTCAAAGAGTACAAACAAAATATAGTACCAAAATTTAAAAACTGTGTGCTGTTTTTTACTAAAAATGAGAAAGGGCAAATCATAGATTTATATGGACGTTCCATCAATCCAAACGGAGCAGGAAAGCATTTTTACTTAAATGGTAAGCACCAAGGCATTTATCCAAACTATCCCGAAACCAAAGCAACAAAGATAATCCTGGTTGAAAGTCTTATTGATGCAGCCACATTGAAACAACAAACAGAGATAGACGAAAATTACACTATTCTCTCATTGTTCGGCACAAATGGTTTTACTTTGGAAATAGAAACGGCGATTAAAGAACTCAAAGAGCTTGAAGAAGTAATCATCTTCTTTGATGGCGACAAGGCAGGAAATGAAGCAGCCATAAAAACAGCAGGAAAACTAAAAACCATCAATCCGAAACTTACCCTTAGTAAAGTAGAAACACCCGAAGAAGAAGACATTAATAGTTTATTGCAAGGACACGAACCAGAAATACTAAACCACTTAATCAATGAAAGAAAACCAATATCAAATAAAACAAAAGAGCAGCGCACCGATACCCAAGCAGCACCAGAACCAAGCCAACTAAATACAGAAAACCCCGACAAAATAACCTACCAAGAAAACCAACTCCATTTTATCATCTGGGGCGGCATAGAAAAAGAGAATATCCATCGATTAAAAATCAACTTACTGGTACAAGTCAAAAGCAAGGATTACAGGTACTACCAGGATGATGTGAATTTATACAGCAACGGACAATTACAACGCTACATCAAAGGAGCAGCTGAAGAACTGGAAACCAGCGGAACACTTTTAAAGAACACCATTAGGAAACTAAAAAACCAAATAGAAAGCTACCGATTAACACTCATTGAAGAACAGCGGAAAGCATTAGCCCCAAAGCCTTACCAAATGAACACAGCCGAACAGAAAGAAGCATTACGCTTTTTAAAAGCAAAGAACCTGGTAAAAAACACCATGTCAGCCATCAGTAAAAGCGGATTAATCGGGGAACAGCAAAACGGCTTATTACTTTTTTTCCTTTATCTGAGCCGTTTATTTGAAGACCCATTGCATGCCATCATCTTTGGAAAATCAGGAAGCGGAAAAACTTACCTACAAACCAAAATCAGCGAATGCCTTCCCGAAGAATCAGTACGCACCATTACAAGCCTGACAGAAAATACATTGTACTACTCAGCCAAAAACTTTTGGAAACACAAGCTTTTGTTAATCGAAGATTTAGAAGGTGTTTACAATGCCTTTTTGCCACTCCGGGAATTTATGTCAAAGCAAAGTATATCAAAGCTCACAACCGATAAAGATGCTAAAGGAAACAACGTACAGAAAGTATTAATGGTAGAAGGACCAATATGTGTAAGCGGGGCAACCACTAAAGCAAACATTTATGAAGATAATGCAAACAGAAGCTTCCTGCTTCATGTGGATGAAACACCTAATCATGCAAAACAGGTAATGGACTACCAACGCCAATTGCAAGCAGGTTTAGTAAATGAATCTCAGCAAAATAAATACAAACAGCTTCTACAAAATACACAACGACTTTTAAAGCAAGTCCGGGTAATCAATCCTTATGCTCCAATGCTTGATATACCGGAATGCGTATTTAAGAAGCTCCGTACCAATATGCACTATTTACGCTTAATTGAAATTATTACTTTTTACCACCAACACCAGAGAGAAGTTAAAACCGACAAAAGCGGAAAAGCATTTATCACCACAACACCGGAAGATATCGCATGGGCAAACTATTTAATCAAAGATAGTTTACTAAGAAAATCGGACGAGCTGGGCGGGCAAGTCCGCCACTTCTTCGAATCCTTAAAAAGCTTTGCAGACAAGAAAGAAGAACCCAAAACCATTTATGCCAAAGAAGTACGCGAAGCCTTTAGAATGAACCCAATGACCATAAACCGATACCTCAGGGAACTTGAAAGCCGTGGCTATATCCAACGAAACGGGGGCAATAGAAAAACGGGTTTTGAATATGAGATAAAAGCCTGGGACGAATACGAAAAGTTAAAATCAGGAATCGACATACTGGACGAGATTTTGGAGAAGGTGAAAATGAAGTATAACAGCCAAAACAAACCCAAAGCCCAAGTATAA
- a CDS encoding helix-turn-helix transcriptional regulator gives MDTFGKRLTECRKAKNLSQKELAKIFNTSHTTIGKYERDEMIPSIEAAKKLAQILDTTVGYLLGENEQSDLFKDKKMLQRLQDIAGLPERERSSILLTIDNFIKAAKINLI, from the coding sequence ATGGATACTTTCGGAAAAAGACTTACTGAGTGCAGGAAAGCAAAAAACCTTTCCCAGAAAGAACTGGCGAAGATTTTTAATACTTCTCATACCACCATTGGCAAGTACGAGCGTGATGAGATGATACCCTCTATTGAGGCTGCTAAAAAACTGGCTCAGATTTTAGATACTACGGTGGGTTACTTGCTTGGGGAAAATGAACAATCCGATTTGTTCAAAGACAAAAAGATGCTCCAACGCCTGCAGGATATCGCAGGGCTACCGGAAAGAGAACGCAGTTCCATTCTCCTTACTATCGACAACTTTATTAAAGCTGCTAAAATCAATTTGATATAA
- a CDS encoding SMI1/KNR4 family protein, producing MATFFETEIKITESQVKRLEERLNFSFPIEYVEHILKNNGGRCEPNIFSFNEEGKKTESCVDWFLAIYEGEYDNLETEFNALKLEEKRMPTSFFPIAHDPGGNYICMDSEDGKIYFWNHEKEVDYSLNNDSDHANLYLIAESLGDFISNLV from the coding sequence ATGGCAACTTTTTTTGAAACAGAAATAAAAATAACAGAATCTCAGGTTAAAAGGTTAGAAGAAAGATTAAATTTTAGCTTCCCTATTGAATACGTAGAACATATACTTAAAAATAACGGTGGTCGTTGCGAACCCAATATTTTTAGCTTTAATGAAGAAGGAAAAAAAACAGAGTCTTGTGTTGATTGGTTTTTGGCTATCTATGAAGGGGAATATGACAATCTTGAAACAGAGTTTAATGCCCTCAAATTAGAAGAAAAACGAATGCCCACTTCATTCTTCCCAATAGCTCATGACCCAGGAGGAAATTACATCTGCATGGATAGTGAAGATGGTAAAATATATTTTTGGAATCATGAAAAAGAGGTTGATTATAGTTTGAACAATGACAGTGACCATGCGAACCTTTATTTAATAGCTGAAAGCTTAGGAGACTTTATTTCAAACCTTGTTTAA
- a CDS encoding DUF6443 domain-containing protein, with amino-acid sequence MKKYILIYIVINWVCLNTQAQDTDKNYIKVYKPNIKISNEASLPASSKENCQKTIEYFDGLGLPDQVIQVEASPNGYDMIQPIAYDSFGREVNKYLPYALTTSNNGEYITNELDASKWTNHYNLIESAYAYSKSVFDNSPLNRVMKQGAPGSVWQPGSNHTVRVEYTSNLAGEVRRFVVRNDKLDFDGDYSSGELYKVISRDENWTSGNLHTSEEFKNKQDQVVLKRSYVKKDGAIEKVDTYYVYDYFGLLRFVLPPLAVEKFNEGDSGLTYNSSVVVIDDRDLSMNEYDPDVDKFIVVDGGSVSLKDGFSFTATTGTSLVVTASESGPSEFKDCYYAYCYDNNKRMVEKKLPGVAPVYMVYDSRDRLVLTQDGNQRDKNQWMYTLYDAFNRSIETGYYIETQKTHSDLQNIVGVSKNYNITGGIALTRMHYDNYDASSSWGFNFSKPSGFSANYQAECSNGLMTARETKSLENDVWIKEVFYYDKFGKLLQTYKQNHLGGYDKITNKYDFAGNVKLTQQSHKKLNNLATVVIEKEFVHDHQNRLTKVYHSIGNQTPVLLVENKYNELGQLEEKNLHNGVQSVDYRYNIRGWLTSINNSNLSNDGTLNNDSNDLFGMEIGYNSSVSGFSGGSSQEQYNGNISWMSWKKADSGTRKAYAFTYDALSRLTKTDLLKNNPNSNINENTPLYGFVNYSYDLNGNITSLNRKKNDMDEFIDRLTYKYQGNQLYNVHESNTNLFKDNGFKQLATGSGQEYIFDANGNLIHDDNRGHDIEYNLLNLPNRINNTTLAFHYNASGEKYGKVYTNGSNVVNTNYIGNFVYKDGSLSYIITSEGRIVKPGSTYEYEYNLKDHLGNTRVSFKGNGSTAVALQYKDYYPFGMAFSGSLNNDNKYLYNGKELQDDVINGDNLDWLDFHARFYDAAIVRTTTQDPMAESFYGESPYSFMGNNPILNTDPTGMFYTRYEDENKNLLLETNDGSDAVVTVTDDKRAGFDAAVKGTKNTDDVAWNNTMKKYALGFELSGAQESLLSMMNSNWSKRNAISYWQNPTAGNSAAFAFSEALSQWTNPELVVAGLSAGVAGYSATLRSTPSSASLRNGHLAGKVHPKTGVPFTRKGFPNFKNHLYKRGANDVRISPTGNRLHDFSAANKAAGYKSTPKGYTWHHHQTRGRMQLVESNIHRQTGHTGGFSLWQ; translated from the coding sequence ATGAAGAAATATATTCTCATATACATAGTAATAAATTGGGTATGTCTTAATACTCAAGCTCAGGATACCGATAAGAACTACATAAAGGTTTACAAACCAAATATTAAAATATCGAATGAAGCAAGTTTGCCTGCCAGCAGTAAGGAAAATTGTCAAAAAACAATTGAATATTTCGATGGTTTGGGGCTCCCGGATCAAGTAATACAGGTAGAAGCCAGTCCAAATGGATACGATATGATTCAACCAATAGCTTATGATTCTTTTGGAAGAGAAGTTAATAAATATTTACCCTATGCATTAACAACAAGTAATAATGGCGAATACATTACAAACGAATTGGATGCCTCTAAATGGACAAATCATTACAATTTAATTGAAAGTGCATATGCATATTCTAAATCAGTGTTTGATAATTCTCCGTTAAACCGGGTAATGAAACAGGGTGCGCCAGGTTCTGTGTGGCAGCCTGGAAGTAATCATACTGTAAGAGTAGAGTATACTTCTAATCTTGCAGGAGAGGTAAGACGATTTGTTGTAAGAAACGATAAGTTGGATTTTGATGGAGATTATTCCTCTGGTGAACTCTATAAAGTGATAAGCCGGGATGAAAATTGGACTTCGGGTAATTTGCACACAAGTGAAGAGTTTAAAAATAAACAGGATCAGGTTGTATTAAAAAGAAGCTATGTAAAAAAAGATGGTGCAATAGAGAAAGTGGATACTTATTACGTTTACGATTACTTTGGTTTATTGCGTTTTGTACTGCCCCCACTTGCAGTTGAAAAATTTAATGAGGGTGATAGCGGATTAACCTACAATTCTTCGGTAGTAGTTATTGATGACAGGGATTTATCGATGAATGAATATGATCCCGATGTTGATAAATTTATTGTAGTTGATGGTGGTAGTGTGAGTTTAAAAGATGGTTTTTCTTTTACCGCTACAACTGGTACAAGTCTGGTGGTTACCGCTTCGGAATCTGGTCCGAGCGAATTTAAAGATTGTTATTATGCCTATTGTTACGATAATAATAAACGTATGGTAGAAAAAAAACTACCTGGTGTTGCTCCTGTTTATATGGTGTATGATAGTCGTGATCGATTGGTATTAACGCAAGATGGAAACCAAAGAGATAAAAATCAATGGATGTATACTTTGTATGATGCATTTAATCGTTCCATTGAAACAGGTTACTATATCGAAACTCAGAAGACGCATAGTGATCTGCAAAATATAGTTGGAGTAAGTAAAAATTATAATATAACAGGAGGTATTGCGCTCACACGTATGCATTACGATAATTACGATGCAAGTTCATCTTGGGGATTTAATTTTAGCAAGCCCAGTGGCTTTTCGGCAAACTATCAGGCTGAATGCTCAAATGGATTAATGACTGCAAGAGAAACCAAAAGTTTGGAAAATGATGTCTGGATAAAAGAAGTGTTTTACTACGACAAATTTGGTAAACTCTTACAAACTTATAAGCAAAACCACCTGGGAGGATATGATAAAATTACTAACAAGTATGACTTTGCAGGCAATGTTAAGCTGACCCAACAATCTCATAAGAAATTGAACAATTTAGCAACTGTAGTAATAGAGAAAGAATTTGTTCACGACCATCAAAACAGATTAACAAAGGTGTACCATTCTATTGGAAATCAAACACCGGTATTGTTGGTTGAAAACAAGTATAATGAATTGGGACAGTTGGAGGAAAAAAACTTGCACAATGGAGTACAGTCGGTTGATTACAGATACAACATTCGTGGATGGCTAACAAGTATAAATAATTCCAATCTAAGTAATGATGGCACATTGAACAATGATAGCAATGACTTGTTCGGAATGGAAATTGGTTATAATAGTAGTGTAAGTGGTTTCTCAGGAGGAAGTTCGCAGGAGCAATATAATGGTAATATTTCCTGGATGTCGTGGAAAAAGGCAGATAGTGGTACAAGAAAAGCCTATGCGTTTACTTACGATGCTTTAAGTAGATTAACAAAAACTGATTTGCTAAAAAACAATCCTAATTCTAATATAAATGAAAATACTCCGTTATATGGTTTTGTTAACTATTCGTATGATTTAAACGGAAATATCACATCCTTAAATCGTAAAAAAAACGATATGGATGAGTTTATCGATCGACTTACTTATAAGTACCAGGGAAATCAGTTGTATAACGTTCATGAATCGAACACCAACCTTTTTAAAGATAATGGATTTAAACAGTTGGCTACAGGAAGTGGACAGGAGTATATTTTTGATGCCAACGGAAACTTAATTCATGACGATAACAGAGGACATGATATTGAGTATAATTTGCTAAATTTACCAAACCGAATTAATAACACAACTTTAGCATTTCATTATAATGCAAGTGGTGAAAAGTATGGAAAAGTATACACCAATGGCTCAAACGTAGTAAATACCAATTACATTGGTAATTTTGTATACAAAGATGGTTCGTTATCGTACATTATAACATCAGAAGGGAGAATTGTGAAACCAGGTAGTACTTACGAGTATGAGTACAACCTAAAAGATCACCTAGGTAATACTCGTGTAAGTTTTAAAGGAAATGGATCAACTGCTGTTGCTTTGCAATACAAAGACTATTATCCTTTTGGCATGGCTTTTTCGGGTAGTCTGAATAACGACAACAAATACCTGTACAATGGAAAAGAGTTGCAGGATGATGTGATAAATGGTGACAATTTGGATTGGTTAGATTTTCATGCTCGCTTCTACGATGCGGCAATCGTAAGAACCACAACGCAAGACCCGATGGCAGAAAGCTTTTATGGCGAATCTCCTTACAGCTTTATGGGAAATAACCCAATCTTAAATACTGACCCGACAGGGATGTTTTATACCAGGTATGAAGATGAAAACAAAAACCTTTTACTGGAAACCAATGATGGCAGCGATGCAGTTGTAACTGTAACCGATGATAAACGTGCTGGTTTTGATGCAGCAGTTAAGGGAACGAAAAATACCGATGATGTTGCCTGGAACAATACCATGAAAAAGTATGCTTTAGGTTTTGAACTCTCAGGGGCGCAAGAAAGCTTGTTAAGCATGATGAATTCTAATTGGTCGAAAAGGAATGCTATAAGTTACTGGCAAAATCCAACGGCAGGGAATTCAGCAGCCTTTGCATTTAGTGAAGCTTTAAGTCAATGGACTAATCCCGAATTGGTTGTAGCAGGACTTAGTGCAGGTGTTGCAGGGTATAGTGCAACATTGAGAAGTACGCCAAGCTCAGCCTCTTTAAGGAACGGGCATTTAGCAGGTAAAGTACATCCAAAAACGGGAGTTCCATTTACAAGAAAAGGATTTCCAAATTTTAAAAATCATTTATATAAAAGAGGGGCAAATGATGTTCGGATTAGTCCAACGGGAAATAGGCTTCATGATTTTTCAGCGGCTAATAAAGCAGCTGGATATAAATCTACGCCCAAAGGATATACATGGCATCATCACCAGACAAGAGGTAGGATGCAATTAGTTGAAAGTAATATCCATAGACAAACTGGACATACAGGTGGTTTTTCTTTGTGGCAATAA